A genome region from Magnolia sinica isolate HGM2019 chromosome 8, MsV1, whole genome shotgun sequence includes the following:
- the LOC131252792 gene encoding CASP-like protein 5B2 isoform X1 — MKDLLGSPGTISGLLLRIWQCLFAAASIVAMVSGLGFSSFTAFCYLIASMGLQVLWSFGLACLDVYALRIKRDLQNPVLVSLFVVGDWVTSTLSLAAACSSAGVVVLFTRDIDYCKSEGLPCGKFQISIALAFITWLFIAISSLVMFWLLASV, encoded by the exons ATGAAGGACTTGCTCGGGAGCCCTGGCACGATAAGTGGGCTGCTGCTGAGGATATGGCAGTGTCTGTTTGCAGCGGCGTCGATTGTCGCCATGGTTTCTGGTCTTGGTTTTTCGAGCTTCACTGCTTTCTG CTATTTGATTGCTTCAATGGGGCTGCAAGTTCTGTGGAGCTTTGGACTCGCGTGTCTTGATGTCTATGCTTTGAGGATTAAGAGAGACCTTCAAAATCCTGTCTTAGTGAGCCTTTTTGTGGTTGGAGATTGG GTGACGTCAACACTATCGCTTGCAGCGGCATGCTCGTCGGCAGGAGTGGTGGTTTTGTTCACAAGGGACATAGACTACTGCAAGTCAGAAGGCCTTCCGTGTGGCAAGTTCCAAATCTCGATCGCTTTAGCTTTCATAACTTGGCTATTCATTGCGATATCTTCTCTGGTCATGTTTTGGCTCTTGGCTTCTGTTTAA
- the LOC131252792 gene encoding CASP-like protein 5B3 isoform X2 yields MKDLLGSPGTISGLLLRIWQCLFAAASIVAMVSGLGFSSFTAFCYLIASMGLQVLWSFGLACLDVYALRIKRDLQNPVLVSLFVVGDWISNATALEASGMEGGDDGDKRASMSLYKISSLLYT; encoded by the exons ATGAAGGACTTGCTCGGGAGCCCTGGCACGATAAGTGGGCTGCTGCTGAGGATATGGCAGTGTCTGTTTGCAGCGGCGTCGATTGTCGCCATGGTTTCTGGTCTTGGTTTTTCGAGCTTCACTGCTTTCTG CTATTTGATTGCTTCAATGGGGCTGCAAGTTCTGTGGAGCTTTGGACTCGCGTGTCTTGATGTCTATGCTTTGAGGATTAAGAGAGACCTTCAAAATCCTGTCTTAGTGAGCCTTTTTGTGGTTGGAGATTGG ATCAGCAATGCGACTGCCCTAGAAGCAAGTGGCATGGAGGGAGGAGATGATGGAGACAAGCGGGCCTCCATGTCTCTCTACAAAATCTCATCTTTATTATACActtga